A single window of Candidatus Rhabdochlamydia oedothoracis DNA harbors:
- a CDS encoding Npt1/Npt2 family nucleotide transporter: MLNLFTQNKFSATEHLFIIGAMLCGFFISADYSIIRPVSTSLFITKYGTQFFPYAWIISVPLNLLLIGIYNKYLPKLGCLRIYLIVAGSIVAINYSCALLIKHFSFLIFFLYIWKEIYIMLMFQQLWSIIHSTVSLKHAKYLYGFFLGAGGLGSLLGSLLPGFFAVKVGSESLLYMTLPLYLCLTAAFILTLKQSNAGESLLLKEKKSAKEALLHGVKLIINSRTLIFIALSVLFMQLSATLVDYQFSTYLEQTIIGKDLRTQYIGRVLGIGLGISVCMQFFGTYFLIQMMGVKRLHMGFPMLLGLMSILSFLFPGFAITTLVFILLKACDFSLFTIIKETLYIPLSSDEKFRAKAFIDVFLYRFAKVFASLIILSLQMVLTSYLLPVLHSISICVFISWVAIAIYLLKKMQTSELKDKNA, translated from the coding sequence ATGCTTAATCTATTTACACAAAATAAGTTTTCCGCAACAGAACATCTTTTTATTATAGGCGCCATGTTGTGTGGGTTTTTTATTTCAGCGGATTATTCTATCATTCGGCCTGTAAGTACTTCTTTATTTATTACAAAATATGGAACGCAATTTTTCCCTTATGCTTGGATAATATCCGTTCCTTTAAATCTACTTCTTATTGGGATTTATAATAAATATTTACCCAAGCTTGGTTGTTTGAGAATTTATTTGATAGTAGCAGGTAGCATTGTAGCTATAAACTACAGCTGTGCTTTGTTGATCAAGCACTTTTCTTTTCTAATCTTTTTTCTCTATATCTGGAAAGAGATTTACATCATGCTGATGTTTCAGCAATTGTGGTCTATCATTCACTCGACAGTGTCTTTAAAACACGCTAAGTACCTTTATGGTTTTTTTTTAGGAGCAGGGGGATTAGGTTCTTTACTGGGTAGTTTATTGCCGGGTTTTTTTGCAGTAAAAGTGGGCTCTGAGTCTTTACTATATATGACGCTGCCGCTTTATTTGTGTTTAACAGCTGCTTTTATACTCACTTTAAAACAAAGCAATGCAGGGGAATCTCTTTTACTAAAAGAGAAAAAGAGTGCTAAAGAGGCGCTTTTACATGGCGTCAAATTAATCATAAATTCTAGAACGTTGATCTTTATTGCTTTAAGTGTTCTTTTTATGCAGCTTAGCGCTACTTTAGTCGACTATCAATTTAGTACGTATCTAGAACAGACAATTATTGGTAAAGATTTAAGAACTCAATATATAGGGCGAGTGCTAGGTATTGGTCTTGGCATTTCCGTCTGTATGCAATTTTTCGGCACGTATTTTCTTATTCAAATGATGGGAGTAAAACGTTTGCATATGGGATTCCCTATGCTTTTAGGCTTGATGAGTATCCTCTCTTTTCTTTTTCCAGGTTTTGCTATAACCACGCTTGTTTTTATTCTTTTAAAAGCTTGCGATTTTTCTTTATTTACCATCATTAAGGAAACCCTCTATATTCCCCTGAGCTCGGATGAAAAATTTCGAGCAAAAGCCTTTATCGATGTTTTTCTCTATCGTTTTGCTAAAGTATTTGCTTCTCTGATTATCTTGAGCTTACAAATGGTTTTAACTAGCTATTTATTGCCTGTTCTTCACTCCATTAGCATTTGTGTTTTTATCAGCTGGGTAGCTATTGCTATATATTTATTAAAAAAAATGCAAACTTCAGAGTTAAAAGACAAAAATGCTTAA